The proteins below are encoded in one region of Oncorhynchus kisutch isolate 150728-3 linkage group LG14, Okis_V2, whole genome shotgun sequence:
- the LOC109904661 gene encoding HEPACAM family member 2-like, which yields MEGHGRRTFIALCLYTALLTLSEVNSEIVHIPSVLYGVKGKSLLLSVETYFRLEDVEIQGSWYQTRPGGPKTLLVTFHNHTAIMLASMRHRKRYFFQPPNASLLISRLDEAAEGDYHLDLDIHFPQRQELVRAERTVHVTVDVPVSTPVIQKTPSSTVVEDKENVTWTCRVENGTRVQYQWLRNNMPLDVSDRHQFSQDNSTLVISPVRKKDIGQYRCLARNHISQRQSHTLDLSVFYGPYNLAVKSDHGLRTGEVFTVNPGELVFFDCQADSNPPNSCMWISKTNNATEVITVGLRLEVTSYKLAQAEEFLCRAFNNVTQKQDETQFTLVVASLGTGKERYVQESRSFSPLAAITLSCLFVICMLLVYFRRSCHHPKRVLMNIYNRPLTEQRRPHRSGHEDATEDFGIYEFVSIPGKMESTQASSRSLAHLESVQDLHTTIYDVIRHIPETSTLATQSLLGKQCEG from the exons aAGTAAACTCAGAGATCGTCCATATTCCGTCCGTGCTCTATGGCGTCAAAGGgaagtccctcctcctctccgtgGAGACTTACTTCCGATTGGAGGATGTTGAGATCCAGGGCAGCTGGTACCAGACCCGGCCGGGGGGCCCCAAAACCCTGCTGGTGACCTTCCACAACCACACCGCCATCATGCTGGCCTCGATGAGACACAGGAAGCGCTACTTTTTCCAGCCCCCCAACGCCTCTCTCCTGATCTCCAGGCTGGATGAGGCGGCAGAGGGGGACTATCATCTGGACCTGGACATTCACTTCCCCCAGAGACAGGAGCTCGTCAGGGCTGAGAGGACCGTCCACGTCACCGTCGATG TACCTGTGTCCACTCCAGTTATCCAGAAGACACCATCTTCTACAGTTGTTGAGGACAAGGAGAACGTGACATGGACCTGTAGGGTGGAGAACGGAACCAGGGTCCAGTACCAGTGGCTGAGGAACAACATGCCCCTAGATGTTAGTGATCGCCATCAGTTTTCCCAGGACAACTCTACTCTGGTGATAAGCCCTGTGAGGAAGAAGGACATTGGACAGTACCGCTGCCTGGCCAGGAACCACATCAGCCAGAGACAGAGCCACACCCTGGACCTCAGTGTCTTCT ATGGCCCCTACAACCTGGCTGTGAAGTCTGACCATGGTCTGCGAACTGGGGAGGTCTTCACAGTGAACCCTGGTGAGCTGGTGTTCTTCGACTGCCAGGCCGACTCCAACCCTCCCAACAGCTGTATGTGGATCTCTAAGACCAACAACGCCACTGAGGTCATCACTGTGGGACTGCGCCTGGAGGTCACCTCCTACAAGCTGGCCCAGGCCGAGGAGTTCCTGTGCCGGGCGTTTAACAATGTGACCCAGAAGCAGGATGAGACCCAGTTCACCCTGGTGGTGGCCAGCCTGGGGACAG GAAAGGAGAGATATGTCCAGGAGAGCAGATCATTCTCTCCTCTGGCTGCCAtcactctgtcctgtctgttcgTTATCTGTATGTTACTGGTCTACTTCAGAAGGAGCTGTCATCATCCCAAGAGAG TTCTCATGAACATCTATAACAG ACCTTTGACAGAACAGAGACGCCCACACCGTTCGG GTCATGAGGATGCAACGGAGGACTTTGGCATCTATGAGTTTGTCTCTATACCTGGGAAAATGGAATCTACACAG GCATCCAGCAGATCTCTGGCACACCTAGAGTCTGTCCAGGATTTGCATACCACCATCTATGATGTCATCAGGCACATCCCTGAAACTTCCACGCTGGCTACCCAGAGTCTGCTGGGAAAGCAGTGTGAAGGTTAA